One Paenibacillus urinalis DNA segment encodes these proteins:
- a CDS encoding protein-tyrosine phosphatase family protein, with the protein MSYHELIKDKVYIGGADDIEQAVKEQGITDVFDLRDGSSGNLELRESTTRHHFPIVEDQDHQDESIKRAIHAVKKAVDEGKKVYFHCSGGRNRTGTVSTGLLLELGHEKDVDSAELTAKSKRPDINIKPEMRDALRRLYKTM; encoded by the coding sequence ATGAGTTATCATGAACTTATTAAAGATAAAGTCTATATAGGTGGTGCTGATGATATTGAACAGGCGGTAAAGGAGCAAGGGATAACGGATGTGTTTGACTTGCGGGACGGTTCAAGTGGCAACTTAGAGTTACGTGAGAGTACCACTCGTCACCATTTCCCTATCGTTGAAGATCAAGATCATCAAGACGAATCGATTAAAAGGGCTATTCATGCTGTTAAGAAAGCAGTGGATGAAGGGAAGAAGGTATACTTTCACTGTTCAGGAGGGCGTAATCGTACAGGAACGGTTTCAACAGGACTTCTGCTTGAATTAGGACACGAGAAGGATGTAGATTCTGCTGAACTAACTGCAAAATCTAAGAGACCCGATATCAATATTAAGCCTGAAATGAGAGATGCACTTCGCCGATTATATAAAACAATGTAA
- the arsC gene encoding arsenate reductase (thioredoxin), whose amino-acid sequence MSEKTIYFLCTGNSCRSQMAEGWAKKHLGNEWNVYSAGIEAHGLNPNAVKAMNEVGIDISNQTSDMIDPTILNSADLVITLCGDAADKCPITPPNVRREHWGFDDPAKAQGTDEEKWSVFQRVRDEIGQRIETFAKTGQ is encoded by the coding sequence ATGAGTGAAAAAACGATCTATTTCTTGTGTACTGGAAACTCTTGCCGCAGTCAAATGGCTGAAGGCTGGGCTAAAAAACACCTTGGGAACGAATGGAATGTGTATAGTGCAGGAATTGAAGCCCATGGATTAAATCCAAATGCGGTAAAAGCAATGAACGAAGTGGGAATTGATATTTCCAATCAAACATCCGATATGATCGACCCAACTATTCTGAATTCCGCTGATCTTGTCATCACTCTTTGCGGTGATGCAGCTGATAAATGTCCAATTACTCCACCAAATGTTCGCCGTGAACACTGGGGATTTGATGATCCAGCGAAAGCCCAAGGAACAGACGAAGAAAAATGGTCAGTATTCCAACGGGTACGTGATGAGATTGGACAGCGTATCGAAACGTTCGCGAAAACGGGCCAGTAA